One Rosa chinensis cultivar Old Blush chromosome 5, RchiOBHm-V2, whole genome shotgun sequence genomic region harbors:
- the LOC112166586 gene encoding senescence-specific cysteine protease SAG12, with the protein MAFQRINLVFISIFITLGTLASHATSPSLYEASLAEKHEQWMAKHGRVYPNAAEKEMRFGIFRKNVEYVEKFSNEANKTYKLNINRFSDMTNEEFRRHLTGFKMPPGLSSTSSNFSYQSLAATDIPTSVDWREQQAVTPIKDQNSCDASWAFTVAAAVEGLTKITTGQLMSLSEQQLVDCNHQSSGCNGSSLESAYSYVVQNGGLAREATYPYQATDMGTCDTNKESEHAGQITGYERVPSRSENDLQKAVAMQPVSVGITANGQDFQMYRSGVFSGNCGTGIDHAVTAIGYGTTEDGTPYWLMKNSWGRVGVKVGI; encoded by the exons ATGGCTTTTCAACGCATTAACCTTGTGTTTATTTCCATATTCATTACCTTGGGGACTTTGGCTTCTCATGCCACATCCCCTTCGTTGTATGAAGCTTCCCTTGCTGAAAAACATGAGCAATGGATGGCAAAGCACGGACGCGTTTACCCCAATGCGGCAGAGAAGGAAATGCGTTTCGGCATCTTCAGGAAGAATGTCGAATACGTGGAGAAGTTCAGCAATGAAGCGAATAAGACCTACAAGTTGAACATCAACAGGTTTTCTGATATGACCAACGAGGAATTCCGGAGACATCTCACCGGATTCAAAATGCCCCCCGGCTTAAGTTCAACGTCCTCCAATTTTAGCTACCAAAGCTTGGCTGCTACAGATATTCCAACTAGTGTGGACTGGAGGGAACAACAAGCTGTCACCCCCATAAAAGATCAAAATTCATGCG aTGCTAGCTGGGCATTTACAGTAGCAGCAGCTGTGGAAGGGCTAACCAAAATCACAACCGGCCAATTGATGTCACTCTCCGAGCAGCAACTTGTGGACTGCAATCATCAGAGCTCTGGGTGCAACGGTAGTAGCTTAGAATCCGCCTATTCCTACGTAGTACAAAACGGAGGACTCGCTCGTGAAGCAACTTACCCCTACCAGGCAACAGACATGGGAACATGCGATACTAACAAGGAAAGTGAGCATGCGGGACAGATCACTGGCTATGAACGAGTCCCTTCCAGAAGTGAAAACGATCTACAGAAGGCTGTGGCCATGCAACCAGTATCGGTTGGCATTACTGCTAATGGACAAGATTTTCAAATGTACCGCAGTGGGGTGTTCTCCGGCAATTGTGGGACGGGGATCGACCACGCCGTCACGGCCATTGGCTACGGGACGACTGAAGATGGAACCCCCTATTGGTTAATGAAGAACTCATGGGGGAGGGTTGGGGTGAAAGTGGGTATATGA